In Nitrospirota bacterium, one DNA window encodes the following:
- a CDS encoding YCF48-related protein, which produces MALYFRTPQLGWAVGAGGTILKTSDGGKRWKKIVSGTTATLSGVFFMNEKLGWAVGANGTIRQSQDGGHTWHAQFVDTQVSFYGLSFVSPNEGWVVGGNGTILHTTDGGAHWGDQASKTNAALYAVQFLTSQHGTAVGAVGTVLMTDNGGATWTAQDMQGAVTLFDVYYSDASTGWVVGNAGAIFQTTNGGNLWIDRTLPCTLTCTKLTDLLRVRFTDPQNGWIVGERGMVYRTIDSGFTWIEQGAIAKASLFGLSFSDGTQGWAGGEKGTIVRLSTNR; this is translated from the coding sequence ATGGCGCTGTATTTTCGTACGCCTCAATTGGGGTGGGCTGTCGGGGCTGGAGGCACCATCCTGAAGACGTCTGACGGTGGGAAGCGGTGGAAGAAGATCGTGAGCGGGACCACGGCAACCCTTTCTGGTGTCTTCTTTATGAACGAGAAGTTAGGCTGGGCCGTCGGAGCCAATGGCACGATTCGCCAAAGCCAAGACGGGGGCCATACTTGGCATGCGCAATTCGTGGATACGCAAGTATCGTTCTACGGCCTCTCGTTCGTGTCGCCCAACGAGGGGTGGGTGGTCGGTGGCAACGGCACCATTCTTCATACGACAGACGGCGGAGCCCATTGGGGCGATCAAGCGAGCAAGACGAACGCCGCCCTCTACGCGGTTCAATTTCTTACCTCGCAGCATGGGACGGCGGTTGGAGCGGTGGGGACTGTGTTGATGACGGATAATGGGGGAGCCACCTGGACTGCACAAGACATGCAGGGGGCGGTCACTCTATTCGATGTGTATTATTCTGACGCTTCGACCGGCTGGGTCGTCGGGAATGCCGGCGCCATCTTCCAAACGACCAATGGCGGCAATCTATGGATCGATCGCACGTTACCCTGCACCCTGACCTGTACGAAGCTGACCGATCTCTTACGTGTCCGCTTTACGGACCCTCAGAACGGATGGATTGTGGGAGAACGGGGTATGGTTTACCGGACCATCGATAGCGGATTTACCTGGATTGAGCAGGGTGCGATCGCCAAGGCCTCGCTGTTCGGTCTCTCGTTCTCAGATGGCACGCAGGGCTGGGCCGGTGGAGAGAAAGGCACGATTGTTCGGTTGAGCACCAACCGCTGA
- the nadC gene encoding carboxylating nicotinate-nucleotide diphosphorylase, which yields MVRPPVADIRRAVRLALQEDLPHGDVTTAVLFPSEVPARARIVAQQSLVVAGLAAAIHVFRAIDPTLVLSIHRQDGDRAQDGDCLLQIEGDGRSILTAERVALNFLQHLSGIATLTSQFCDAVLGYPVTILDTRKTTPGLRALQKWAVLLGGGTNHRPSLSDGILIKDNHLALLSRTTMPIKTACRKANAKAPSGMTVIVEVESLEEVKQALAEPVDIILLDNMTPTMVRRAVKLIKSHALVEVSGGITLSNVRAMAAAGPDRISIGALTHSAPAATLSLELELRRASKLSKIHDNKRAR from the coding sequence ATGGTCAGGCCTCCGGTTGCCGACATACGGCGCGCCGTTCGACTAGCGCTCCAAGAAGACCTCCCGCACGGCGACGTCACGACCGCCGTCCTCTTTCCCTCTGAGGTTCCGGCGCGCGCACGCATCGTCGCTCAGCAATCGCTGGTGGTCGCAGGCCTCGCCGCGGCCATTCATGTGTTTCGCGCCATCGACCCGACGCTCGTCCTCTCCATCCACCGCCAGGATGGGGACCGAGCACAGGATGGAGACTGCCTCCTCCAGATCGAAGGCGATGGGCGATCCATCCTCACGGCGGAACGAGTCGCCTTGAACTTTCTCCAACACCTCTCAGGCATCGCCACCTTGACGAGCCAATTTTGCGATGCCGTTCTCGGATACCCCGTGACGATCCTCGATACAAGAAAAACCACCCCTGGGTTACGCGCCCTACAGAAATGGGCGGTCCTCCTCGGCGGAGGCACGAACCATCGCCCGTCCCTGAGCGACGGCATCCTCATCAAGGACAATCATCTGGCGCTCCTCAGCCGAACGACCATGCCTATCAAAACTGCCTGCCGCAAGGCCAACGCCAAGGCCCCCAGCGGCATGACGGTGATTGTGGAAGTGGAATCATTAGAGGAGGTGAAACAGGCCCTCGCAGAGCCAGTCGATATCATCCTGTTGGATAACATGACCCCGACCATGGTGCGTCGCGCCGTCAAGTTGATCAAGAGTCATGCACTGGTGGAAGTCTCCGGTGGAATCACCTTGAGCAATGTGCGGGCGATGGCAGCGGCAGGCCCGGACCGCATTTCCATCGGAGCCCTCACCCATTCAGCTCCCGCCGCAACACTCAGCCTGGAGCTCGAACTTCGCAGAGCTAGCAAGCTAAGCAAAATCCATGATAACAAGCGAGCTCGCTGA
- a CDS encoding valine--tRNA ligase yields the protein MSTPQLDKIYDPKAVEARWYEIWTKQGYFHASPTHPGQPYSIVIPPPNVTGSLHVGHALNHSIQDILIRWRRMQGRNVLWLPGTDHAGIATQNVVEKQLMAEGASRESLGRERFIERVWQWKATSGDTIIRQQKRLGESCDWERLRFTMDEGLSKAVLEVFVRLHQEGLIYRGERLINWCPRCLTALSDIEVEHEDIKGKLYSIEYQLEQDPTIRLTVATTRPETLFGDTAVAVHPEDPRYNRLIGQRVRLPLTNRTIPIVGDAILVNREFGTGAVKITPAHDFNDFEAGERHNLPRLPIFDYQALLDRQGLVAADVEPTVIDAIATLPAIKARAKTEQLLKDRELLTKVDDHKMAIGKCYRCKTVVEPYLSPQWFVKVKPLAEPAIQAVVDGRIRLLPEGWTNNYLGWMRDIKDWCISRQIWWGHQIPAWYCRTCNKDLIVGGAAATASATLAPRLTILQGATPIVGKSAPTTCQTCGGDDFIRDPDVLDTWFSSALWPFSTLGWPEQTVELKTYYPTSTLVTGLDILFFWVARMIMMGLKFMGDVPFRDVYIHALVRDAEGQKMSKSKGNVIDPLHVMEQFGTDALRFTLAAMASPGRDIKLAEERIEGYRNFANKIWNAARFSLMNLDGPRTANAPIERTFPDRWILSRLNQTIQLVTSELEAYRFDRAANALYQFIWHEYCDWYLELIKPTLQNPASPDAPGTRQTLVDTFETTMRLLHPFMPFLTEEIWQTLPHQGESIVVQQYPTAEATWTAPEMDRRFTLLEQTIGLVRSSRMLLNYPPGQQITFYVAHDEPTRQGHLDQLRSYLAHLGRGTVDLTPATTWPTNNLLRLITEGLSVGIVVAGDVDLNKALDRLLKQQSEQTKEMDRLEGKLRNQEFTAKAPPEVITDHQDRLASLRRDQAMLANSEQQLRAMLGA from the coding sequence ATGAGCACCCCCCAACTCGACAAAATTTACGATCCCAAGGCAGTCGAAGCGCGCTGGTATGAGATCTGGACCAAACAAGGCTACTTCCACGCCTCGCCGACCCATCCAGGACAGCCCTACTCCATCGTCATTCCACCACCCAATGTCACCGGCTCACTCCACGTTGGCCACGCGCTGAACCATTCGATTCAGGACATCCTGATACGCTGGCGACGGATGCAAGGCCGCAATGTGCTCTGGCTACCCGGCACCGACCATGCCGGGATTGCCACGCAAAACGTCGTAGAAAAACAACTCATGGCCGAAGGCGCTTCTCGGGAATCTCTGGGGCGAGAACGCTTCATCGAGCGCGTCTGGCAATGGAAAGCCACCTCCGGGGATACCATTATCCGTCAACAAAAACGGCTGGGTGAGTCCTGCGACTGGGAACGTCTACGTTTTACGATGGACGAAGGACTCTCGAAAGCGGTGCTCGAAGTGTTCGTCCGGTTACATCAGGAGGGACTGATCTATCGGGGGGAACGGCTGATCAACTGGTGCCCCCGCTGCCTGACCGCCCTCTCCGACATCGAAGTCGAGCACGAAGATATTAAAGGCAAACTGTACTCGATTGAATACCAACTGGAACAGGACCCGACAATTCGCCTCACGGTGGCCACGACCAGACCAGAAACCCTGTTCGGCGACACCGCCGTGGCCGTGCATCCTGAAGATCCACGGTACAATCGTCTGATCGGGCAACGAGTCCGGCTCCCCCTCACCAATCGCACGATTCCTATCGTCGGCGATGCGATCCTCGTTAACCGCGAGTTCGGCACTGGGGCGGTGAAGATTACGCCGGCACACGATTTCAACGACTTTGAAGCGGGCGAACGGCATAACTTGCCAAGACTTCCCATCTTCGACTATCAGGCCTTGCTCGATCGACAAGGCCTGGTCGCCGCCGACGTCGAACCAACCGTCATCGACGCCATCGCAACCCTTCCCGCCATCAAAGCCAGGGCCAAGACAGAGCAACTGCTGAAAGACCGTGAGCTCCTTACAAAAGTCGACGACCACAAGATGGCCATTGGAAAATGCTACCGCTGCAAGACGGTGGTCGAGCCATACCTGTCGCCGCAATGGTTCGTAAAGGTCAAACCGCTCGCCGAGCCTGCCATCCAGGCAGTGGTCGACGGCCGCATCCGTCTCCTCCCTGAAGGCTGGACGAACAACTACCTGGGATGGATGAGGGACATCAAAGACTGGTGCATCTCACGCCAGATCTGGTGGGGGCACCAGATTCCCGCCTGGTATTGCCGGACGTGCAACAAGGACTTGATCGTTGGAGGAGCCGCTGCGACGGCTTCAGCGACGCTAGCCCCACGACTGACGATTCTCCAAGGCGCCACACCGATTGTCGGAAAATCTGCGCCCACGACCTGCCAGACATGTGGAGGCGATGATTTCATCCGCGACCCCGACGTCCTCGACACCTGGTTCTCATCGGCGCTCTGGCCCTTCTCGACCCTGGGATGGCCCGAACAGACGGTGGAGCTCAAAACCTACTACCCGACCTCGACGCTCGTGACAGGGCTCGACATTCTCTTCTTCTGGGTTGCGCGCATGATCATGATGGGTCTGAAATTCATGGGCGATGTGCCCTTCCGGGATGTCTATATCCATGCCCTCGTGCGGGATGCCGAAGGGCAGAAGATGAGCAAATCGAAAGGCAACGTCATCGATCCTTTGCATGTAATGGAGCAATTCGGCACCGACGCCCTCCGCTTCACGTTGGCCGCGATGGCCTCACCAGGTCGAGACATCAAACTCGCGGAAGAACGGATTGAAGGCTATCGCAACTTCGCCAACAAGATCTGGAATGCCGCTCGTTTCAGCCTCATGAATCTCGATGGGCCACGAACGGCCAACGCACCGATAGAACGGACCTTCCCCGACCGCTGGATTTTGAGTCGTCTCAATCAAACGATTCAGCTTGTGACATCAGAGTTAGAGGCCTATCGGTTCGATCGCGCGGCCAATGCCCTGTACCAATTCATCTGGCACGAGTACTGCGACTGGTACCTCGAACTGATCAAACCGACATTGCAAAACCCCGCGAGCCCGGACGCGCCAGGGACCAGGCAAACGCTCGTCGACACATTTGAAACCACGATGAGGCTTCTGCACCCGTTCATGCCTTTTCTGACGGAAGAGATCTGGCAGACGCTTCCACACCAGGGTGAGAGCATCGTGGTTCAGCAGTACCCCACCGCTGAAGCGACCTGGACTGCGCCGGAAATGGATCGCCGGTTTACGTTGCTCGAACAGACCATCGGTCTGGTCCGCTCGTCCCGCATGCTCTTGAACTATCCACCGGGACAACAAATTACGTTCTACGTCGCGCACGATGAACCGACGCGGCAGGGACATCTGGATCAACTCCGGAGCTACCTCGCCCATCTCGGTCGCGGCACGGTCGATCTGACACCGGCTACGACCTGGCCGACCAACAATCTGCTCCGGCTCATCACCGAAGGCTTATCCGTCGGCATCGTGGTGGCAGGCGATGTGGATCTCAACAAAGCACTGGACCGTCTGCTCAAGCAACAATCAGAGCAGACGAAGGAGATGGATCGGCTGGAAGGAAAGCTGCGCAATCAGGAATTTACTGCCAAGGCTCCACCGGAGGTGATTACCGATCACCAGGATCGCCTGGCAAGCCTGCGCCGGGATCAAGCCATGCTCGCCAACAGCGAACAGCAATTGCGCGCCATGTTGGGAGCATAA
- the dnaK gene encoding molecular chaperone DnaK: MGKVIGIDLGTTNSCVSIMSGGEPVVIANAEGARTTPSVVAITEKGERLVGQIAKRQAITNPENTIFSVKRLMGRKFNSKQVADAAKRLPYKVIEGDNGDAYVELRGKRYSPPEVSAMILQKMRQTAEDYLGEKVTEAVITVPAYFDDSQRQATKDAGQVAGLTVLRIINEPTAAALAYGLDKKKDERVAVYDLGGGTFDVSILEIGDGVFEVKSTNGDTYLGGDDFDQRVMDWLVDEFKKDQGIDLRKDRMALQRLKEAAERAKIELSSSQDTEINLPFITADATGPKHLVMKLTRAKLEQLVDDLIKRSIEPCKKALSDAGVSARDINEVVLVGGMTRMPKVIQAVKEFFGKEPHRGVNPDEVVAIGAGIQGGVLKGEVKDVLLLDVTPLSLGIETLGGVFTKLIERNTTVPTKKSQVFSTAADNQTAVTIRVFQGEREMANDNKLLGQFDLVGLPPAPRGMPQVEVTFDIDANGIVHVSAKDLATQKEQSIKITASSGLSKEEVEKLVKDAQAHTDEDKKRRKTAEAKNQADTLIYQTEKNLSEHGDKIAAEDKTKVEEAVTALKKAMEGTDPEAIESATQALTTASHKLAEEMYKAASASAAAGSGASSEGGAGAGETKTDEKVVDAEFEEVDKEKK; this comes from the coding sequence ATGGGCAAAGTGATCGGCATCGACCTTGGAACCACAAACTCCTGCGTATCCATCATGAGCGGTGGCGAACCGGTTGTGATTGCCAACGCAGAAGGCGCCCGCACGACACCGTCCGTCGTCGCCATCACCGAGAAGGGCGAACGTCTCGTCGGACAGATTGCGAAGCGGCAGGCGATTACCAATCCGGAGAACACGATTTTCTCCGTGAAACGCCTCATGGGCCGCAAGTTCAACAGCAAGCAGGTGGCTGACGCCGCCAAGCGCCTGCCCTATAAAGTGATCGAGGGGGACAACGGCGACGCCTACGTCGAATTGCGCGGCAAGCGCTACAGCCCGCCGGAAGTCTCCGCCATGATTTTGCAAAAGATGCGGCAGACCGCAGAAGACTATCTCGGTGAAAAGGTCACCGAAGCGGTCATCACCGTCCCGGCCTATTTCGACGACAGCCAACGTCAGGCCACTAAAGATGCGGGCCAGGTCGCAGGCTTGACCGTCCTCCGCATCATTAACGAACCGACCGCCGCAGCCCTGGCCTACGGTCTGGACAAGAAGAAAGACGAGCGGGTTGCCGTCTACGATTTGGGCGGCGGGACATTCGACGTCTCCATCCTTGAAATCGGCGACGGTGTCTTCGAGGTCAAATCCACCAACGGCGATACCTACCTCGGTGGCGACGACTTCGATCAGCGAGTCATGGACTGGCTGGTCGATGAGTTCAAAAAGGATCAAGGCATCGATCTCCGGAAGGACCGTATGGCCCTTCAACGCCTGAAAGAGGCGGCGGAACGCGCCAAGATCGAACTCTCCTCGTCACAGGACACCGAGATCAATCTGCCGTTCATCACGGCCGACGCGACCGGCCCCAAGCACCTGGTCATGAAGCTGACCCGTGCAAAGCTTGAGCAATTGGTCGACGATCTGATTAAGCGGTCCATCGAGCCCTGTAAAAAGGCGCTCTCCGACGCCGGTGTTTCGGCACGCGACATCAACGAAGTCGTCCTCGTCGGCGGCATGACCCGCATGCCGAAGGTCATTCAGGCCGTCAAAGAATTCTTCGGAAAAGAGCCACACCGGGGTGTGAACCCTGACGAAGTGGTCGCCATCGGCGCCGGCATTCAAGGCGGCGTACTCAAAGGCGAAGTCAAGGACGTGTTGCTCCTCGACGTCACGCCGCTCTCGCTGGGCATCGAAACCCTCGGCGGTGTCTTCACGAAGTTGATCGAGCGGAACACGACCGTTCCGACGAAAAAGAGCCAGGTCTTCTCGACGGCGGCCGACAATCAAACGGCGGTGACCATTCGAGTCTTCCAAGGCGAACGCGAGATGGCGAACGACAACAAACTCCTGGGACAATTCGACTTGGTCGGCCTGCCTCCTGCGCCCCGCGGGATGCCGCAAGTTGAAGTGACGTTCGACATCGATGCGAACGGCATCGTCCATGTCTCGGCCAAAGATTTGGCGACACAGAAGGAACAGTCCATCAAGATTACGGCCTCCAGCGGCTTGAGCAAGGAAGAAGTCGAGAAACTGGTGAAGGATGCCCAGGCCCATACGGATGAGGATAAGAAGCGGCGGAAGACCGCGGAAGCTAAAAACCAGGCCGACACTCTGATCTACCAGACGGAAAAGAACCTGAGCGAACATGGCGATAAAATCGCCGCTGAGGACAAGACCAAAGTCGAGGAAGCCGTGACCGCGCTGAAAAAGGCGATGGAAGGAACGGACCCCGAGGCGATCGAGTCTGCCACCCAGGCCTTGACGACGGCATCCCACAAGTTGGCTGAGGAAATGTACAAAGCCGCCTCGGCATCGGCGGCAGCCGGAAGCGGCGCCAGCTCCGAAGGCGGAGCCGGAGCCGGCGAAACCAAGACGGATGAAAAGGTCGTCGACGCAGAATTCGAAGAAGTAGACAAAGAAAAGAAGTAA
- a CDS encoding 16S rRNA (uracil(1498)-N(3))-methyltransferase — MSTFFVAPDAVTPPTIRMTGDLLHHLRDSLRLHPGTLLTLNDGCGTRYRVEVTQVSSQAIDSRIIDQHTESGRKISPIVLGQALIKGDKMDWVIQKATELGVDTIVPIQSAHSVIKLNPERLEHQRSRWERIARDAAQQSERWTIPTVADPLDLAQICRHYASASVKGLLAERSSGPSLATIPLPQDHQHPIVLLIGPEGGWAPEEQRLAQEQGFIPLTLGPRILRAETAAIAALSILQSRLDELG, encoded by the coding sequence ATGTCCACGTTCTTCGTCGCTCCTGACGCCGTCACTCCCCCCACGATCCGCATGACCGGTGATCTGCTCCATCATCTGCGCGATAGTCTTCGCTTGCATCCTGGCACCCTGCTCACCCTGAACGACGGATGCGGAACCCGCTATCGCGTAGAAGTGACCCAGGTCTCCTCGCAGGCCATCGACAGCCGCATCATCGACCAACACACCGAATCGGGTCGCAAGATCTCGCCGATCGTGCTCGGGCAGGCCTTGATCAAAGGCGACAAGATGGACTGGGTGATTCAGAAGGCAACCGAGCTCGGAGTCGATACGATCGTACCCATCCAAAGCGCACACAGTGTCATCAAGCTCAACCCGGAACGTCTTGAGCATCAACGATCCAGATGGGAACGCATTGCGCGAGACGCGGCACAACAGTCGGAGCGGTGGACGATTCCCACCGTCGCAGACCCTCTAGACCTCGCACAGATCTGCCGCCACTACGCCTCGGCATCTGTGAAAGGCCTACTCGCGGAACGCTCCAGCGGCCCTTCGCTCGCCACCATCCCGTTGCCACAGGACCATCAGCACCCGATTGTTTTGTTGATTGGACCGGAGGGAGGATGGGCGCCAGAGGAGCAACGTCTTGCACAAGAGCAGGGCTTCATCCCGCTCACCCTTGGGCCACGAATCTTGCGGGCCGAGACCGCAGCGATCGCCGCGCTCAGCATTCTCCAGTCACGACTCGATGAGTTGGGTTAA
- a CDS encoding biotin--[acetyl-CoA-carboxylase] ligase produces MQPSPPLTRNTIHSTLSTTWLGRRIELFDAIPSTNREAVRLAQANVEHGTVVVADSQSAGRGRLARTWFSPAGSNLYCSAILKAARPPERLTEWLSWLPLISALAAAEAIEAVSSLHVSVKWPNDLLISERKVGGILCESGAGTGSAPFQVIGIGLNVNVEQQDWPEELRETATSIWHEQQRVVDRNRLLAQLLLELEHCIEELALHGTSRLLLAYHQRCSTIGQRVKAILANGDLCVGVAEGIGQDGALMLRPDETQPGSKEPAILHLRVADIIHVRT; encoded by the coding sequence GTGCAACCCTCGCCGCCCCTCACTCGCAATACGATCCACAGCACCCTGTCGACCACCTGGCTGGGGCGTCGCATCGAACTGTTCGACGCCATACCTTCAACAAATCGAGAAGCGGTTCGCCTCGCACAGGCAAACGTGGAACATGGTACGGTCGTCGTCGCCGACAGTCAGTCCGCTGGCCGCGGGAGGCTCGCCCGAACCTGGTTTTCTCCGGCTGGATCGAATCTCTATTGCTCTGCCATCCTCAAAGCCGCCCGCCCACCGGAACGCCTCACAGAATGGCTCTCCTGGCTCCCGCTCATCTCCGCGCTGGCCGCCGCCGAAGCGATTGAAGCCGTCTCGTCCCTCCACGTCTCCGTGAAATGGCCGAACGATCTCCTCATCTCGGAACGGAAAGTCGGCGGAATTCTCTGTGAGAGCGGCGCAGGGACAGGCTCAGCGCCATTCCAGGTCATTGGGATCGGGCTCAACGTCAATGTCGAACAGCAGGATTGGCCGGAAGAACTTCGCGAAACGGCCACGTCGATCTGGCACGAGCAACAACGAGTCGTCGACCGCAATCGGCTCCTTGCCCAACTCCTCCTCGAACTTGAACATTGCATTGAGGAATTGGCGCTCCACGGAACCAGTCGGCTTTTGTTGGCCTATCACCAGCGCTGCTCGACCATCGGACAGCGAGTCAAGGCCATCTTGGCCAATGGAGACCTCTGCGTGGGAGTCGCCGAAGGGATCGGCCAGGACGGAGCCTTGATGCTACGGCCGGACGAGACCCAACCAGGCTCAAAGGAGCCGGCAATCCTGCATCTGCGCGTCGCTGACATTATCCACGTAAGAACCTAA
- a CDS encoding type III pantothenate kinase — protein MLLVVDIGNTNIVWGVYEDRTLAAHWRIATDVKKTSDEYGILFASLLAAAGIPTQRLTGAIVSSVVPALTGTVEQMLEEYFYQRALVVSSNTDTGLTLRYDNPKEIGSDRLVNAAAAYHKYRRDLIIVDFGTATTFCAITAEGQYLGGVIAPGLGISAEALFARAAKLAKVELIRPKTVIGTDTASSIQAGLLFGYAGLVDTVVRRMEQELGRSAYVIGTGGLSSILASETTSIQKIEPLLTLEGLELLYRRAQGAPLPSLPV, from the coding sequence ATGCTCCTCGTCGTCGATATCGGCAACACCAACATTGTCTGGGGGGTCTATGAAGACCGCACCCTGGCAGCGCATTGGCGAATCGCCACGGACGTCAAAAAAACGTCCGACGAATACGGCATTCTCTTTGCCAGTCTCCTCGCGGCAGCAGGAATTCCTACGCAACGTCTCACCGGCGCCATCGTCTCCAGCGTCGTCCCGGCGTTGACCGGAACTGTCGAACAGATGCTGGAAGAATACTTTTATCAGCGCGCCCTGGTGGTCTCCTCGAATACGGACACGGGCCTCACCCTCCGTTACGATAATCCAAAAGAAATAGGCAGCGACCGGCTGGTCAACGCCGCCGCCGCCTATCATAAATATCGCCGAGACCTCATCATCGTCGACTTTGGAACCGCCACCACCTTTTGCGCCATCACGGCAGAAGGCCAATACCTCGGAGGCGTCATCGCCCCCGGCCTCGGAATCTCGGCGGAAGCGCTCTTCGCACGCGCCGCCAAACTGGCCAAAGTAGAATTGATCAGGCCCAAGACCGTGATCGGTACCGACACCGCCAGCAGCATTCAAGCAGGGCTCTTGTTCGGCTATGCCGGACTGGTCGATACGGTCGTCCGGCGAATGGAACAGGAACTCGGACGGTCGGCCTATGTCATCGGCACCGGAGGGCTTAGCTCCATTCTGGCTTCGGAAACGACTTCAATCCAAAAAATCGAACCACTCCTCACGCTAGAAGGCCTTGAACTTCTTTATCGACGAGCTCAGGGTGCTCCATTGCCTTCCCTGCCGGTCTAA
- the grpE gene encoding nucleotide exchange factor GrpE has protein sequence MAEEQQNVNTIDDLDPFSEGTASTAEKPISVAELQQALTAKAEEAKGLNDKYLRLAAEFDNYKRLTQRDQRDQIRFGHESLLKELLPVVDNLERAIKASREGGSSDVLIQGVELTLKQLTGALTRFHVTPIETIGKPFDPATHQSVTSVPSEKVPEQHVVDEFQRGYLLHDRILRAAMVSISTGRADS, from the coding sequence ATGGCTGAAGAACAGCAGAACGTGAATACAATCGACGACTTGGATCCTTTCTCTGAGGGCACCGCCTCCACCGCAGAGAAACCCATCTCAGTCGCAGAGCTCCAGCAGGCGCTCACGGCAAAGGCGGAAGAGGCGAAGGGATTGAATGACAAGTATCTTCGGCTCGCAGCCGAGTTCGACAACTATAAGCGGCTGACCCAGCGGGACCAGCGGGACCAGATCCGGTTCGGCCATGAGTCCTTGCTCAAGGAACTCTTACCGGTTGTCGATAATCTCGAACGGGCCATCAAGGCCTCACGAGAGGGGGGCAGCAGTGATGTTCTCATCCAAGGCGTGGAGCTTACCCTCAAGCAGTTGACAGGAGCCCTGACGAGATTTCATGTCACACCCATTGAGACGATCGGCAAGCCGTTCGATCCCGCCACTCATCAATCCGTGACCTCCGTCCCGTCCGAGAAAGTTCCGGAGCAGCATGTGGTCGATGAGTTTCAGCGGGGTTACCTCCTCCACGACCGTATTTTACGGGCGGCCATGGTGAGCATCTCGACGGGACGAGCCGACAGCTGA
- the dnaJ gene encoding molecular chaperone DnaJ, which produces MSKRDYYETLGVERTASEDELKKAYRKMARQHHPDLQTGDAQKKTSEEKFKEVNEAYETLSDQEKRKRYDMFGHAGAQQGGGPEGFGGSGFGDAFNDIFEDFFGGQRGGNRAERGNDLQYNLELTFEEAVYGKEAKLKIPRWEVCSDCKGSGAKSAASVKTCPSCKGAGQMRFQQGFFSISRPCGQCEGAGRIITEPCPACQGRQRTYRERTIAVHIPAGIESGMRLRLSNEGEHGVNAGPPGDLYVAITVKPHPVFQRQGHDILCDVHIHVVTAMLGGKIEVPTLKGNTIIKIPAGTQQDKILRLKGLGIPSLKSQNTGDQLFVIKIQIPTKLTARQKELLTEFAKESGMTMEEDGDGFFDKMKTFFE; this is translated from the coding sequence GTGTCCAAGCGTGACTACTACGAAACCTTAGGCGTCGAACGAACCGCCTCCGAAGACGAACTCAAGAAGGCCTACCGCAAGATGGCCCGTCAGCATCACCCCGATCTCCAGACGGGAGACGCTCAGAAGAAAACCTCAGAAGAGAAGTTCAAAGAAGTCAACGAGGCCTATGAGACGCTGAGCGACCAAGAGAAACGCAAACGTTATGACATGTTCGGCCATGCCGGGGCACAACAGGGCGGCGGGCCTGAAGGATTTGGCGGAAGCGGATTCGGCGACGCCTTCAACGATATCTTCGAAGATTTCTTCGGGGGCCAGCGAGGCGGCAATCGAGCGGAGCGCGGCAACGACCTCCAGTACAATCTGGAACTGACCTTCGAAGAAGCCGTCTACGGAAAAGAGGCCAAACTTAAAATCCCTCGTTGGGAAGTCTGCTCCGACTGTAAGGGAAGCGGCGCCAAAAGTGCAGCCTCGGTCAAGACCTGCCCGAGCTGTAAAGGGGCCGGCCAGATGCGGTTCCAGCAAGGCTTCTTCAGCATCAGCCGTCCCTGCGGTCAATGCGAGGGAGCGGGACGGATCATCACAGAGCCCTGTCCCGCCTGCCAAGGCCGTCAACGCACCTATCGAGAACGCACCATCGCCGTCCATATCCCTGCCGGCATCGAGTCAGGCATGCGCCTACGCCTCTCGAATGAAGGGGAACATGGAGTCAACGCAGGGCCTCCCGGCGACCTCTATGTGGCAATCACCGTTAAGCCACACCCGGTCTTTCAACGCCAAGGGCACGACATCCTCTGCGACGTCCATATTCATGTCGTCACCGCCATGCTCGGAGGAAAGATCGAAGTCCCCACGCTCAAAGGCAATACCATCATCAAGATTCCTGCCGGCACACAACAAGATAAGATTCTGCGCCTCAAGGGCTTGGGCATTCCCAGCCTCAAGAGCCAGAATACCGGCGACCAGCTCTTTGTCATCAAGATCCAAATCCCCACCAAGCTGACCGCTCGTCAGAAAGAATTACTCACGGAGTTTGCCAAAGAGAGCGGCATGACGATGGAAGAAGACGGCGACGGATTCTTCGACAAGATGAAAACCTTCTTCGAATAG